One segment of Panicum virgatum strain AP13 chromosome 3K, P.virgatum_v5, whole genome shotgun sequence DNA contains the following:
- the LOC120701035 gene encoding mannose/glucose-specific lectin-like, with amino-acid sequence MAQREELIISIRGLYLHHNCRGPRANQASLMNPPLMGELAVNNWTVYDGPGADAKLVARAQGLHINAGNWHNSFSLVFEDGRFKGSTLQVMGVVVEHGEWAIVGGTGELAMATGIIYKRFHEHNQDGNVMELTIQGFCPRRFNKDPPSEVLHRTHKIGTWGGHGGSPKDIVEPPKRLESITVKSGVVIDSITFTYIDETGKKHTAGPWGGSGGSPYKIQLAVSEFVKEISGTYGTFDGATVITSLKIISNVRTFGPWSTEIGTPFSVPVQKGSGIVGFFARAGKYLDSIGVHVRHV; translated from the exons ATGGCGCAGCGCGAGGAGCTCATCATCAGCATCCGTGGTCTGTACTTGCACCACAACTGCCGGGGCCCAAGGGCGAACCAGGCGTCTCTCATGAATCCTCCCCTGATGGGCGAGCTGGCTGTTAACAACTGGACTGTGTACGACGGTCCCGGGGCTGATGCCAAGCTCGTCGCACGGGCGCAGGGCCTGCACATCAACGCCGGGAACTGGCACAACTCCTTCAGCCTTGTGTTCGAGGACGGAAG GTTCAAGGGGTCTACTTTGCAAGTGATGGGAGTTGTCGTTGAGCACGGCGAGTGGGCAATTGTTGGGGGAACCGGAGAGTTGGCCATGGCAACTGGAATCATCTACAAAAGGTTTCATGAGCACAATCAGGATGGGAATGTGATGGAACTTACCATCCAAGGATTCTGCCCGCGGCGCTTCAACAAGGACCCGCCATCA GAGGTCCTCCATCGTACCCACAAGATTGGGACATGGGGTGGACATGGAGGGTCACCTAAGGACATCGTAGAACCTCCAAAGCGTCTTGAAAGTATCACCGTTAAGAGTGGCGTGGTTATCGACTCAATTACGTTTACATACATCGACGAAACCGGCAAGAAGCACACTGCAGGTCCATGGGGCGGTTCCGGTGGCAGCCCTTACAAG ATCCAGCTTGCTGTCTctgagtttgtcaaggaaatCTCAGGAACATATGGGACGTTCGATGGTGCCACTGTCATAACTTCACTTAAAATTATCTCCAATGTTCGAACCTTTGGACCTTGGTCGACGGAGATAGGGACTCCCTTCAGTGTTCCCGTGCAGAAGGGAAGTGGCATTGTGGGATTCTTTGCTCGTGCTGGGAAGTACCTTGATTCAATTGGAGTTCATGTTCGCCACGTCTAG